In one Sphingomonas sp. AP4-R1 genomic region, the following are encoded:
- a CDS encoding YncE family protein: MRRLRLSAYAVLAMFVGTASHASCIRLSGDQTIKLPGRPFASVSSSDNCQIFASLVQDRNAGSIAVLSNKNGKFELTRIVQTPMGSGGGLKLSHNGDLLAVAAKQAVILLDAHILANPDAARDPIVAVVPEGAFGALYPQFSKDDSILFVSEERNQSVVVINVANAVQGRTNKAIIGRVPVGQAPVGLALSPDGTKLFSTSQSLGGTGPCRPEQGAETPYAEGAVFVIDTALAIASPERSVIRIEKAGCNPVRVEISSSGQYLWVSARSDGRILAFDADLIARPLIRSALVKTLVVGSSPIGLAISPDGRRLWVANSGRYDYTAGSLTLVEPADPSKAKAVSEIKVGRFPRDISFMPDGNALVISQFGENEIFIKMAETDKTIR; this comes from the coding sequence ATGCGGCGCCTTCGCCTAAGTGCATACGCTGTGTTAGCGATGTTTGTCGGCACCGCCAGCCACGCCTCGTGCATACGTCTGTCCGGCGATCAAACGATCAAGCTGCCAGGACGCCCATTCGCATCAGTGTCATCGTCCGACAATTGCCAGATTTTTGCTTCTCTGGTGCAGGACCGAAATGCCGGCAGCATCGCTGTGCTATCCAATAAGAACGGCAAATTCGAACTCACGCGTATCGTACAGACCCCCATGGGCTCGGGAGGGGGGCTCAAGCTCTCTCATAATGGCGATTTGCTTGCTGTCGCCGCCAAACAGGCTGTCATACTGCTCGACGCGCATATCTTGGCCAATCCCGATGCGGCGCGTGATCCGATAGTAGCCGTCGTCCCAGAAGGAGCATTCGGCGCGCTATATCCCCAATTTTCTAAGGACGACTCGATCCTTTTTGTGAGCGAGGAGCGGAACCAGAGTGTAGTGGTGATTAATGTTGCCAATGCCGTTCAAGGTCGAACTAACAAGGCTATCATCGGCCGCGTGCCAGTGGGGCAGGCGCCAGTCGGCCTCGCTTTGTCTCCCGATGGGACCAAGCTATTTTCCACTAGTCAAAGCCTAGGCGGTACGGGGCCCTGCCGCCCCGAACAGGGCGCGGAAACACCATACGCGGAGGGCGCTGTTTTTGTAATCGATACCGCTCTGGCAATAGCCTCTCCTGAGCGGTCAGTTATCCGGATAGAAAAAGCTGGCTGCAATCCTGTCCGCGTCGAGATATCATCAAGCGGGCAATACCTTTGGGTCAGCGCACGGAGCGATGGCCGCATCCTCGCCTTTGACGCAGATCTCATCGCTCGCCCCCTAATAAGATCGGCCCTTGTTAAAACGCTGGTGGTTGGCAGCTCCCCAATCGGATTGGCCATCAGCCCGGACGGGCGTCGGCTTTGGGTCGCGAATTCCGGGCGCTACGATTACACCGCCGGAAGTCTGACTCTGGTTGAACCTGCTGACCCGTCTAAGGCTAAGGCCGTGAGCGAAATTAAGGTAGGCAGATTTCCAAGAGACATAAGTTTCATGCCAGACGGCAACGCTCTGGTAATATCTCAATTTGGCGAAAACGAGATTTTTATAAAAATGGCCGAAACGGACAAAACGATCCGTTAA
- a CDS encoding GNAT family N-acetyltransferase, with translation MTIIRHAIFPDDTASVLSIWREFIANSPVNLDYQGNDAEFTNLPGKYATPKGCVLLADHGGKIEGCIALREVSADICEMKRLYVRPSARGRQVGHKLVERLIAEARVASYREMRLDVQEKSVSARKLYAAFNFVAAEPVSFNPVPGASFLGLPL, from the coding sequence ATGACCATCATCAGGCACGCGATTTTCCCCGATGATACCGCTTCGGTGTTGAGCATCTGGCGTGAGTTCATCGCCAATTCCCCGGTGAATCTCGATTATCAGGGGAACGACGCCGAGTTTACAAACCTCCCCGGCAAATACGCGACGCCCAAGGGATGCGTGCTGCTCGCCGATCATGGTGGCAAGATCGAAGGTTGTATCGCGCTCCGCGAGGTCAGCGCCGACATATGCGAGATGAAGCGGCTTTATGTTCGCCCCAGCGCGCGGGGCCGGCAGGTAGGACACAAGCTGGTAGAGCGACTGATCGCGGAGGCTCGTGTCGCCAGCTATCGCGAAATGAGGCTCGACGTGCAGGAGAAATCCGTTTCCGCGCGGAAGCTCTATGCGGCCTTCAATTTTGTAGCGGCCGAGCCGGTTTCCTTCAACCCGGTCCCCGGCGCGTCTTTTCTTGGCCTCCCCCTGTAA
- a CDS encoding nucleotidyltransferase, protein MMLRTDADHLPVPIREELLHVATILFEAFAETTKGRCSEHYRAGRILALILHGPHAEQDWEHIVPGEAFRLLAIVNYPRLARSERDWRLVRDRLRRAWEFGEIARPVRLSVECLERINHALVEGVPHFVSVAERGIALYQMEGLRLKTPRHLPARERAVRGIAEYLRWHQSGSDFLAGAAFYRDQGNGPMTALLLHQACEHLYLCVLWSLTLHGPRTHALDELREAAEALDSNLTATWPRATRFERRAFGCIRRAYIEARYGRSYRISPQELTWAFGRVEILQESTVRACADYQAALIADTSAPMLPAPTEAATTATLPQPLQCTNMLKRTWQIARRTAPSRVHWNRLIHVRRFWHSQRFTQWAGSLHFAMIGLCLFLAGAEAALWRVRSIYSAQTVRSEPADPSAVLDFDVRADTVLGAVGDIANRAGYRIKATEDIWAVRWTGAYRAKATTFDALADVLYGSGLCPAIRGDTITVRYCDKSRPPRVVSIEYQTMPDGTVRMEVPR, encoded by the coding sequence ATGATGCTGCGCACCGACGCCGATCACTTGCCCGTCCCGATCCGGGAGGAACTGCTGCACGTCGCGACGATATTATTCGAGGCGTTTGCCGAGACGACTAAGGGCAGATGCTCCGAACATTATCGGGCGGGCCGTATTCTTGCGCTGATCCTGCATGGCCCTCATGCCGAGCAGGATTGGGAGCATATCGTGCCGGGAGAAGCGTTCCGGTTGCTGGCGATCGTCAACTACCCACGGCTCGCGCGCAGCGAACGCGACTGGCGGCTGGTGCGTGACCGTCTGCGCCGCGCATGGGAGTTCGGCGAGATTGCACGACCTGTGCGTCTTTCCGTCGAATGCCTCGAACGAATCAACCATGCTCTTGTCGAGGGCGTTCCACATTTCGTCTCGGTCGCCGAACGAGGAATAGCGCTCTACCAGATGGAGGGGTTGCGCCTCAAAACGCCGCGCCACCTGCCCGCGCGGGAACGGGCCGTTCGTGGCATCGCGGAGTATCTGCGCTGGCACCAAAGCGGCAGCGATTTTCTCGCTGGTGCGGCCTTCTATCGCGATCAGGGTAACGGGCCAATGACGGCGCTGTTGCTGCATCAGGCGTGCGAGCATCTCTATCTGTGCGTGCTGTGGTCGCTCACCCTTCATGGCCCGCGCACCCACGCACTGGACGAACTGCGCGAAGCCGCCGAGGCGCTGGATAGCAACCTGACCGCGACGTGGCCGAGGGCAACCCGATTCGAGCGTCGCGCCTTCGGTTGTATCCGTCGTGCCTATATCGAGGCCCGTTACGGACGCTCCTACAGGATTTCGCCGCAGGAATTGACGTGGGCGTTCGGGCGCGTCGAGATATTGCAGGAATCGACGGTCCGGGCGTGCGCCGATTACCAAGCGGCGCTGATCGCGGACACGTCAGCTCCCATGCTTCCGGCACCCACAGAAGCGGCGACAACGGCCACGCTTCCACAGCCCCTCCAATGCACCAACATGCTGAAACGGACATGGCAGATCGCACGCCGTACCGCGCCATCGCGGGTTCACTGGAACCGGCTCATTCACGTTCGCCGGTTTTGGCATTCGCAGAGATTCACGCAATGGGCCGGGAGCCTGCACTTCGCGATGATCGGACTATGTCTGTTTCTAGCCGGTGCGGAGGCGGCGCTATGGCGGGTGCGCTCGATCTATTCCGCGCAGACCGTTCGCTCGGAACCCGCAGACCCTTCCGCCGTGCTGGACTTCGATGTGCGCGCGGACACGGTATTGGGAGCGGTAGGAGATATTGCGAACCGCGCGGGCTACCGGATCAAGGCCACCGAGGATATTTGGGCCGTGCGCTGGACCGGGGCCTATCGCGCCAAGGCGACAACCTTCGACGCTTTGGCGGACGTCCTGTACGGCTCCGGTCTTTGCCCCGCGATCCGGGGCGACACCATCACCGTGCGCTATTGCGACAAGAGCCGCCCGCCAAGGGTCGTCTCGATCGAATATCAGACCATGCCGGACGGCACCGTGCGCATGGAGGTGCCGCGCTGA
- a CDS encoding conjugal transfer protein TraD: MRDWAVARRERTRHLIELGGLVIKAGLVDLTDDDRATLYGAFLTVADRLRGDERDNALAVWKRKGKRAFEAEQGSDQRGTSMRTVPSGMV; this comes from the coding sequence ATGCGCGATTGGGCCGTTGCTCGCCGGGAACGCACGCGGCATCTGATCGAACTCGGTGGCCTTGTCATCAAGGCGGGGCTGGTCGATCTGACCGACGATGACCGCGCCACCCTCTACGGCGCATTCCTGACGGTGGCCGATCGGCTGCGCGGCGACGAACGGGACAACGCGCTTGCCGTCTGGAAGCGCAAGGGAAAGCGCGCATTCGAGGCGGAACAGGGGAGCGATCAGCGCGGCACCTCCATGCGCACGGTGCCGTCCGGCATGGTCTGA
- a CDS encoding conjugal transfer protein TraD: MRKPRDFDSELKALADKAKALKERRVHQLGELVAATGADTLDADTLAGALLHVTTVKDATTREGWHKAGAAFFLGKGGKPAGGPERGSSGSLPLDGGAASA, from the coding sequence ATGCGTAAACCACGGGATTTCGATTCGGAACTCAAGGCGCTGGCCGACAAGGCGAAGGCGCTCAAGGAACGGCGCGTGCATCAGCTTGGCGAACTGGTGGCCGCGACGGGTGCCGATACGCTCGACGCTGACACACTCGCCGGGGCGCTGCTCCACGTCACCACGGTGAAAGACGCCACCACACGGGAGGGCTGGCACAAGGCGGGCGCGGCCTTCTTTCTCGGCAAAGGCGGCAAGCCTGCGGGTGGACCTGAACGGGGTTCGAGCGGCTCTCTCCCGCTCGACGGCGGCGCGGCATCGGCTTGA
- the traA gene encoding Ti-type conjugative transfer relaxase TraA gives MAIYHFSVKVISRASGRSAVAAAAYRAGDRLHDERLDRDHDFRAKSGVVHSEVLLPDNAPEEWRDRERLWNDVERQEKRKDAQLAREVEFAIPREMTQAQGIGLARDFVAQEFVASGMIADLNVHWEIGPDGLAQPHGHVMLTMREVGPDGFGRKVRDWNATANVEQWRERWADHVNTRLVELDIDARIDHRSLQAQGIDLEPQSKIGPAASRMGERGLESERIEDHREVARRNGERIIENPRLALDAITHQQATFTRRDMAMFIHSHSDGKEQFDAAMSAVRGSPDLVALGKDGRGEDRFTSREMIEAEQRMHRAVEMLAERERQSVSKSGREAALARAERRGLLLSGEQRAAFDHVTDGRGLGVVVGYAGTGKSAMLGVAREAWESAGLTVRGVALSGIAAEGLENGSGIASRTIASIEHGWAQGRDLLNPRVMLVIDEAGMVGTRQMERLLSHAAAAGAQVTMVFDPQQLQAIEAGAAARSIHERHGGVEITEVRRQHEGWQQHATRHLATGRTGEAIRAYAEHNMVHAADTREAARGDMLDRWDRERQGRPDDSRVMLTHTNDEVRKLNEAARGRMRDSGELGDDVLVKTERGPRAFASGDRVMFLRNERGLGVKNGTLGTVEQVSERHMAVRTDIGHSVAFDTKDYRDLDHGYAATIHKAQGMTVDRAYVLATPGMDSHGAYVSLSRHRDGVQLHYGGDDFKDQSRLVRALSRDRAKDMATDYERADPAQQFAERRGITFGERVAEIIRKLPEKARGIFDSFRPKIAAHREADRFEGFRPDAPPRDEPPQLEPVRAGGQRGAVERYAKVRQEIERMHDSGLAAMPHQTAALDRAREALDAVRPHASDDLGAAFERSPELVQEAAEGRGQAALRAMQLEAEIRIDPFQRADRFVEGWQQLQRHHEELVRDGNFRGAKTAAQQMADMAKSLERDAQLESVLGLRSRELGLEIGESMGRNLSRDLADSVPFDHGRDISHGMSR, from the coding sequence ATGGCGATCTACCATTTCAGCGTGAAGGTCATCAGCCGCGCCAGCGGACGCAGCGCCGTCGCTGCCGCCGCCTATCGCGCGGGCGATCGGCTGCACGACGAGCGGCTCGATCGCGATCATGATTTCCGCGCCAAGTCGGGCGTCGTGCATAGCGAAGTGCTGCTGCCCGACAACGCGCCCGAGGAATGGCGCGACCGCGAACGCCTGTGGAACGATGTCGAGCGGCAAGAGAAGCGCAAGGACGCGCAGCTTGCCCGCGAAGTCGAGTTCGCCATTCCGCGCGAGATGACGCAGGCGCAGGGCATCGGGCTTGCCCGCGATTTCGTCGCCCAAGAGTTTGTCGCGTCCGGCATGATCGCCGACCTCAACGTGCATTGGGAAATCGGCCCGGATGGTCTGGCCCAGCCGCACGGCCATGTCATGCTCACCATGCGCGAGGTTGGCCCGGATGGCTTCGGCCGGAAGGTCCGGGACTGGAACGCTACGGCAAATGTCGAGCAATGGCGTGAGCGCTGGGCCGATCATGTCAACACCCGCCTTGTCGAACTCGACATCGACGCCCGCATCGATCACCGCAGTTTGCAGGCGCAGGGCATCGACCTTGAGCCGCAAAGCAAGATCGGCCCGGCCGCATCGCGCATGGGCGAGCGCGGCCTTGAGTCCGAGCGGATCGAGGATCATCGCGAGGTCGCGCGCCGCAATGGTGAGCGGATCATAGAGAATCCGCGTCTGGCGCTCGACGCGATCACGCACCAACAGGCGACATTCACCCGCCGCGATATGGCGATGTTCATCCACAGTCATTCGGACGGCAAGGAGCAGTTCGACGCTGCAATGAGCGCGGTGCGCGGCTCACCCGATCTCGTCGCCCTGGGCAAGGATGGGCGCGGTGAGGATCGGTTTACCAGCCGCGAGATGATCGAGGCCGAGCAGCGAATGCACCGCGCCGTCGAGATGCTGGCGGAGCGCGAGCGGCAGAGCGTCAGCAAGAGCGGGCGGGAAGCGGCGCTGGCGCGCGCGGAGCGACGTGGGTTGTTGTTGTCGGGCGAACAGCGCGCGGCGTTCGACCATGTGACCGATGGACGAGGGCTTGGCGTGGTCGTTGGCTATGCCGGGACCGGGAAGAGCGCGATGCTGGGCGTGGCGCGGGAGGCTTGGGAGTCGGCGGGTCTCACTGTGCGCGGCGTGGCGCTCTCAGGGATCGCCGCTGAGGGCTTGGAGAACGGCTCCGGCATCGCGTCGCGTACCATCGCCAGCATTGAGCATGGCTGGGCGCAGGGCCGCGATCTGCTCAACCCCCGCGTCATGCTGGTGATCGACGAAGCGGGCATGGTCGGCACGCGCCAGATGGAACGTCTGTTGTCCCATGCCGCAGCGGCGGGCGCACAGGTGACGATGGTCTTCGACCCGCAGCAGTTGCAGGCGATCGAAGCGGGGGCAGCGGCCCGGTCGATCCACGAGCGGCATGGCGGCGTCGAGATCACCGAGGTTCGCCGACAGCATGAAGGCTGGCAGCAGCACGCCACCCGGCATCTGGCGACGGGGAGGACCGGCGAAGCCATCCGAGCCTATGCAGAGCATAACATGGTTCACGCCGCCGACACGCGCGAGGCCGCACGGGGCGACATGCTGGATCGCTGGGACCGCGAGCGGCAGGGCCGCCCGGATGACAGCCGCGTCATGCTCACCCACACAAATGACGAAGTGCGTAAACTCAATGAAGCGGCGCGCGGACGGATGCGCGATTCCGGCGAACTGGGCGATGATGTGCTGGTGAAGACCGAGCGAGGGCCGCGCGCCTTCGCCAGCGGCGACCGTGTGATGTTCCTGCGCAACGAGCGCGGGCTAGGCGTGAAGAACGGCACACTGGGCACCGTCGAACAGGTCAGCGAACGCCATATGGCCGTACGCACCGATATTGGCCATTCCGTGGCGTTCGACACAAAGGACTATCGCGACCTCGATCATGGCTATGCGGCCACGATCCACAAGGCGCAGGGCATGACCGTCGATCGCGCCTATGTCCTCGCGACACCGGGCATGGACAGCCACGGGGCCTATGTCTCCCTGTCGCGCCACCGCGACGGCGTGCAGCTTCACTATGGCGGCGACGATTTTAAAGATCAGTCCCGGCTCGTCCGCGCCCTGTCGCGTGACCGCGCCAAGGACATGGCGACGGATTACGAGCGGGCCGACCCGGCGCAGCAGTTCGCCGAGCGGCGCGGGATCACGTTTGGCGAGCGCGTCGCCGAGATCATCCGCAAATTGCCGGAGAAGGCGCGCGGGATCTTCGACAGTTTCCGGCCGAAGATCGCGGCGCATCGCGAGGCAGACAGGTTCGAGGGCTTCCGGCCCGATGCGCCGCCGCGCGACGAACCACCGCAGCTAGAGCCGGTCCGTGCGGGTGGCCAGCGCGGCGCGGTCGAGCGCTACGCCAAGGTTCGCCAAGAAATCGAACGGATGCACGATTCCGGCTTGGCGGCCATGCCGCACCAGACGGCTGCGCTGGACCGCGCCAGAGAGGCCCTCGACGCGGTCCGGCCCCATGCCTCCGACGATCTTGGCGCGGCCTTCGAGCGCAGCCCGGAGCTTGTCCAGGAGGCAGCCGAAGGGCGAGGCCAGGCTGCGCTGCGGGCGATGCAGCTAGAGGCCGAAATCCGCATCGACCCGTTCCAGCGCGCCGACAGATTCGTGGAGGGCTGGCAGCAGTTGCAGCGCCACCATGAGGAGTTGGTGCGCGACGGCAATTTTCGGGGCGCGAAGACCGCCGCGCAGCAGATGGCCGACATGGCGAAGAGCCTTGAGCGCGACGCGCAGCTTGAATCGGTGCTGGGCCTGCGCAGCCGCGAGCTTGGCCTTGAGATCGGCGAGAGCATGGGCCGCAACCTATCGCGCGACCTCGCTGATTCCGTCCCCTTCGATCACGGCCGGGACATCAGCCACGGCATGAGCCGCTAA
- a CDS encoding DUF6118 family protein, producing the protein MDDEQSLLNEPAAKEESAAQAFARLDGRIAMMARAVEHLAAERASIDIPDYSATLTQINTRLAAVAQGLAGIAEKPAMQLTPEGLAARMDAAAEKSRSTDKVTIREAREAHQEAVRIIHGLVGIVRGTHEQRKHQLQAIGGGVLMGCLLWSFLPGVVARILPDDWHMPERMARHMVGELTLWEAGTRIMRADSLETWQSIADAAETRRDNREAIDACEQDARKSQRPVQCTIRIRARNINGT; encoded by the coding sequence ATGGACGACGAACAGTCACTGTTAAACGAACCCGCCGCCAAAGAGGAATCCGCTGCGCAGGCGTTCGCGCGGCTGGACGGCCGTATCGCAATGATGGCGCGCGCGGTCGAGCATCTGGCAGCCGAGCGGGCGAGTATCGACATTCCCGATTACAGTGCGACGCTGACGCAGATTAACACCCGCCTTGCCGCCGTCGCGCAAGGGCTGGCAGGCATCGCCGAGAAGCCCGCCATGCAGTTGACCCCGGAAGGGCTGGCGGCGCGGATGGACGCGGCGGCCGAGAAATCCCGCAGCACCGACAAGGTGACCATCAGGGAGGCGCGAGAAGCTCATCAGGAAGCAGTGCGAATCATCCACGGCCTTGTCGGCATCGTCCGCGGAACCCACGAGCAGCGCAAGCATCAGCTACAGGCCATAGGCGGCGGCGTGTTGATGGGATGCCTGCTATGGTCATTCCTTCCCGGCGTGGTGGCGCGCATACTGCCCGACGACTGGCATATGCCGGAGCGTATGGCGCGGCACATGGTTGGCGAGTTGACCCTATGGGAGGCGGGCACTCGAATCATGCGCGCCGACAGTCTGGAGACATGGCAGTCCATCGCCGACGCTGCCGAGACGCGGCGTGACAATCGGGAAGCCATCGACGCTTGCGAGCAAGATGCGCGCAAGAGCCAGCGGCCTGTGCAATGCACGATCAGGATCAGAGCGCGCAACATAAATGGCACTTAG
- a CDS encoding 3'-5' exonuclease has product MNFQIADTFTAALTRLTGQEQKQVKTAAFDLQLSPERPGLQMHRLDNGRDPNFWSARVNQDIRIIIHKTEASFMLAYVDHHDKAYAWAERRRIEAHPRTNAIQIVEVHERIEEAQPQFPLIAERAPEPVAAQPPAPALFAALTADELLDIGTPEDWVEDVRSWTEDRFFTMSDRLPAEVAEALLDYAATGIVPQAVWMQKANAPFAHPDTLRRVITIATSEDLQAALDFPWDKWSVFLHPSQRDIVDRDFAGPARVTGSAGTGKTIVALHRAARVVREDAHARVLLTTFSRPLANALRAKLAILLTGDHGMIDRVSVASFEDAAGDLYQLATGRRPVVAAPDVQQAALDRAIAAQRYAELPARFVWAEWRQVVDGWGIAYLDAYASVPRVGRRNRLGAKQREVLWPVFMAARQTLKARGMVTLCQLYADVAAHYATRGDKLYTHVIVDEAQDLGVNELRMMAALAGGPGALFFAGDLGQRIFQHPFSWKSLGVDVRGRSSSLRINYRTSRQIREAADKLLPPKVTDVDGIEDSRADAQSVFEGPPPEIAECENDAAEADAVAAFLRAASDAEIAPFEMGVFVRSDEQLARARAAIGLTGLACRQLSDRVEDNPECVALGTMHFAKGLEFKAVAVMACDDEALPLQTRIDEATDEDELREVFDTERHLFYVACTRARDRLHVSGVKPASEFLDDLLDAGK; this is encoded by the coding sequence GTGAACTTCCAGATCGCCGACACCTTCACGGCCGCGCTGACACGCCTGACCGGGCAGGAACAGAAGCAGGTGAAGACGGCTGCGTTCGACCTCCAACTCAGCCCGGAACGACCGGGACTCCAAATGCACCGGCTGGACAATGGTCGCGATCCGAATTTCTGGTCGGCGCGGGTCAATCAAGACATTCGCATCATCATCCACAAGACGGAAGCGAGCTTCATGCTCGCCTATGTCGATCACCACGACAAAGCCTATGCGTGGGCGGAGCGCCGCCGGATCGAGGCGCATCCCCGTACCAATGCGATTCAGATTGTCGAAGTGCATGAGCGGATTGAGGAAGCTCAGCCGCAATTCCCACTGATCGCCGAACGCGCGCCCGAACCCGTCGCGGCGCAACCGCCCGCGCCCGCTCTCTTCGCCGCGCTAACCGCTGACGAGTTGCTAGACATTGGCACGCCCGAGGATTGGGTGGAGGACGTTCGAAGCTGGACGGAGGATCGCTTCTTCACGATGAGCGATCGGCTCCCCGCCGAAGTCGCCGAAGCCTTGCTCGACTATGCCGCGACCGGGATCGTGCCCCAGGCGGTCTGGATGCAGAAGGCGAACGCGCCTTTTGCCCATCCCGATACGCTGCGCCGTGTCATCACCATTGCGACCAGCGAAGACCTGCAAGCCGCGCTCGATTTCCCGTGGGACAAATGGAGCGTATTCCTCCACCCGTCGCAGCGCGACATTGTGGACCGCGATTTCGCTGGCCCGGCGCGCGTCACCGGATCGGCGGGAACGGGAAAAACTATCGTGGCGCTCCACCGCGCGGCGCGGGTCGTGCGCGAGGATGCCCATGCACGAGTATTGCTGACCACGTTCTCGCGCCCATTGGCGAACGCCCTGCGCGCCAAGCTCGCGATTCTGCTAACCGGCGATCACGGGATGATCGACCGCGTTTCGGTTGCATCGTTTGAGGACGCGGCGGGCGACCTCTACCAACTGGCGACAGGACGGCGCCCAGTCGTGGCCGCGCCCGATGTGCAGCAAGCGGCGCTAGACCGGGCGATTGCGGCCCAACGCTATGCCGAACTGCCAGCGCGCTTCGTATGGGCGGAATGGCGGCAAGTCGTAGATGGATGGGGCATTGCCTATCTTGATGCCTATGCGTCAGTGCCGCGTGTCGGCAGACGCAACCGGCTGGGGGCGAAGCAGCGAGAAGTGCTGTGGCCCGTTTTCATGGCGGCGCGCCAAACACTCAAGGCGCGGGGCATGGTGACGCTGTGCCAACTCTATGCCGACGTGGCCGCGCACTATGCCACCCGTGGGGACAAGCTCTACACCCATGTCATCGTCGATGAGGCGCAGGACTTGGGCGTCAACGAACTGCGGATGATGGCGGCGCTGGCGGGCGGACCAGGCGCACTGTTCTTTGCGGGCGACCTTGGCCAGCGCATCTTTCAGCATCCTTTTTCGTGGAAGTCGCTGGGCGTCGATGTGCGTGGGCGGTCATCATCGCTCCGCATCAATTACCGCACATCGCGCCAAATCCGGGAGGCAGCCGACAAGCTGTTGCCGCCGAAAGTCACTGACGTGGACGGCATCGAGGATAGCCGCGCGGACGCGCAATCGGTCTTTGAAGGACCACCGCCAGAAATTGCAGAATGTGAGAATGATGCCGCCGAGGCCGACGCTGTCGCCGCCTTTTTACGGGCGGCAAGCGATGCGGAGATCGCCCCGTTCGAGATGGGCGTATTCGTGCGATCGGACGAACAACTCGCGCGGGCGCGGGCGGCGATTGGCCTAACCGGCCTTGCCTGCCGTCAACTCTCCGACCGGGTAGAGGATAACCCGGAATGCGTTGCGCTTGGAACCATGCACTTCGCCAAAGGACTGGAGTTCAAAGCCGTGGCCGTCATGGCGTGCGACGACGAGGCGCTACCGCTGCAAACGCGCATTGATGAAGCGACAGATGAGGACGAACTCCGGGAGGTGTTCGATACCGAGCGCCACTTGTTCTATGTCGCTTGCACGCGGGCACGTGACCGGCTCCATGTAAGTGGGGTGAAGCCTGCGTCTGAGTTCCTTGACGACCTTCTGGATGCCGGGAAGTAG